The Pseudomonas extremaustralis genome contains a region encoding:
- a CDS encoding RcnB family protein, giving the protein MKSKTLVACVLVAASLSTASVVVQAGDTPQETVKPSSINTRDLKEGDRAPDILMRKESAVSDWKKRGLKQPEADSQWSRVGDRFVLLKTTNGTILEITPVKK; this is encoded by the coding sequence ATGAAGTCCAAAACCCTAGTCGCCTGCGTTCTGGTCGCCGCCAGCCTGTCCACCGCCAGTGTTGTCGTGCAGGCCGGTGATACCCCCCAGGAAACCGTGAAGCCTTCGAGTATCAACACCCGCGATCTGAAAGAGGGCGACCGTGCGCCGGATATCCTGATGCGCAAGGAGTCAGCCGTCAGTGACTGGAAAAAACGCGGCCTCAAGCAGCCTGAAGCGGACAGCCAATGGTCCCGTGTGGGGGACCGGTTCGTGCTGCTCAAGACCACCAACGGCACCATTCTTGAAATCACCCCGGTCAAGAAGTAA
- a CDS encoding MFS transporter, whose protein sequence is MSEHAQSLGSAVTASTSSESRKVIFASSLGTVFEWYDFFLYGALAAVISKQFFAGVNDTTAFIFALMAFAAGFVVRPFGALVFGRLGDMIGRKYTFLVTIILMGVATFCVGLLPTYASIGIAAPIILIVLRMLQGLALGGEYGGAATYVAEHAPPGKRGLNTSWIQSTATLGLLLSLLVVLACRYLTGDQFEVWGWRIPFLFSIVLLGISTWIRMSLHESPAFLKMKEEGKASKAPIRESFGKWENLKVVLIALFSINGGQAVTFYAAQFYVLFFLTQFLKMDPALANMLLIISVVIGAPFFVLFGWLSDKIGRKPVLMLGLLLATVLYFPIFKGLAHYTNPAMDQASRQAPITVLADPATCTFQFDPVGKARFDSPCDKVKTFLVKQGLPYSSAAAPAGSPVQVSVGDVRIDGFDESALRAAVTLAGYPSSADVAQVNKVMVVVLIVVLILIAAMCYGPLAALMVELFPTRIRYTSMSLPYHIGNGWFGGFLPTVSFALVVYTGDIFYGLWYPVVVTGVSLVVGMFCLKETRHVDIDHN, encoded by the coding sequence ATGTCAGAACACGCTCAATCCCTGGGCTCGGCGGTTACTGCGAGCACCAGCAGCGAATCAAGGAAAGTCATTTTCGCCTCGTCCCTGGGGACGGTATTCGAGTGGTATGACTTCTTCCTCTACGGCGCCCTCGCGGCGGTGATCAGCAAACAGTTCTTTGCCGGGGTCAACGACACCACGGCGTTCATCTTTGCCTTGATGGCGTTTGCCGCCGGCTTTGTGGTGCGGCCGTTCGGTGCGCTGGTATTCGGTCGCCTGGGCGACATGATCGGGCGCAAGTACACCTTCCTCGTGACCATCATTCTGATGGGCGTGGCGACCTTCTGCGTCGGCCTGTTGCCCACCTATGCCAGCATCGGCATCGCCGCGCCGATCATCCTCATCGTGCTGCGCATGCTGCAAGGCCTGGCGCTGGGCGGTGAGTACGGCGGCGCGGCCACCTATGTGGCCGAGCATGCGCCACCGGGCAAACGCGGCTTGAACACCAGCTGGATTCAATCCACCGCCACCCTCGGTCTGCTGCTGTCGCTGCTGGTGGTGCTGGCCTGTCGTTACCTCACCGGCGATCAGTTCGAAGTCTGGGGCTGGCGTATTCCGTTCCTGTTTTCCATCGTGCTGCTGGGGATTTCCACCTGGATTCGCATGAGCCTGCATGAGTCGCCGGCGTTCCTCAAAATGAAAGAGGAAGGCAAGGCCAGCAAGGCGCCGATCCGTGAGTCCTTCGGCAAATGGGAAAACCTCAAGGTGGTGCTGATTGCGCTGTTCAGCATCAACGGCGGGCAAGCGGTGACCTTCTACGCGGCGCAGTTCTATGTGCTGTTCTTCCTCACCCAGTTCCTGAAAATGGACCCGGCGCTGGCCAATATGCTGCTGATCATCAGCGTGGTGATCGGCGCACCGTTCTTTGTGCTCTTTGGCTGGCTGTCGGACAAGATCGGGCGCAAGCCGGTGCTGATGCTCGGCCTGTTGCTGGCCACCGTGCTGTACTTCCCGATCTTCAAAGGCTTGGCGCACTACACCAACCCGGCAATGGACCAGGCCAGCCGCCAGGCGCCGATTACCGTGCTGGCCGACCCAGCCACCTGCACCTTCCAGTTCGACCCAGTGGGCAAGGCGCGGTTTGACAGTCCGTGCGACAAGGTCAAGACCTTCCTGGTCAAACAAGGCCTGCCCTACAGCAGCGCCGCCGCCCCTGCCGGCAGCCCGGTACAGGTGAGCGTGGGTGATGTGCGCATCGATGGCTTCGATGAGTCGGCCCTGCGCGCGGCCGTGACCCTGGCCGGCTACCCATCTTCGGCGGATGTGGCGCAGGTCAACAAGGTGATGGTGGTGGTGCTGATCGTCGTGCTGATCCTGATCGCCGCGATGTGCTACGGCCCGCTGGCAGCGCTGATGGTGGAACTGTTCCCGACGCGTATCCGCTATACCTCGATGTCCCTGCCCTACCACATCGGCAACGGCTGGTTCGGCGGATTCCTGCCGACCGTGTCGTTTGCCCTGGTGGTGTACACCGGCGATATCTTCTATGGCTTGTGGTACCCGGTGGTGGTGACCGGGGTGAGCCTGGTTGTCGGGATGTTCTGCCTCAAGGAAACGCGGCACGTGGATATCGACCATAACTGA
- a CDS encoding LysR family transcriptional regulator, whose translation MFDWNDLRYFLELQRSGRLLTAAQRLKTTHATVARHIDAIEKSLGTALFVQHAQGYELTPAGEALLKHAEAMENVALLAEDELTHSAAPLGKIRLGVAEGLGVMFLASRMGGLFERYPGLEVELVAVPRFVSILNREAEISIHLERPSVDQLVTRKLTDYRLALYASRAYLDRHPPIEKREDLASHAWIDYVDDLLFSQELKFLSSFCRNPKVVFHSTSVIAQHQAARSGLGVAVLPCFMAAGDPQLVPLLPAENIQRSYWISSRRELHKSVRLRVLWDYVVELCAREQPLLLGESI comes from the coding sequence ATGTTCGACTGGAATGACCTGCGGTATTTTCTCGAGTTGCAGCGCAGCGGCCGCCTGCTTACCGCCGCGCAGCGCCTGAAAACCACCCACGCCACCGTGGCGCGGCATATCGATGCGATCGAGAAAAGCCTCGGCACCGCGCTGTTTGTGCAGCATGCCCAAGGCTACGAATTGACCCCCGCCGGCGAAGCCCTGCTCAAGCATGCCGAGGCGATGGAAAACGTCGCACTGCTGGCCGAAGACGAGCTCACCCATAGCGCCGCGCCCCTGGGCAAGATCCGCCTCGGCGTGGCCGAAGGCCTGGGGGTGATGTTCCTTGCCAGCCGCATGGGCGGGCTGTTCGAGCGCTATCCCGGATTGGAGGTGGAGTTGGTCGCCGTGCCGCGCTTCGTCAGCATCCTCAACCGCGAAGCGGAAATCAGCATCCACCTCGAGCGCCCCAGTGTCGATCAACTGGTCACGCGCAAACTCACCGACTACCGCCTGGCCCTCTATGCCAGTCGCGCCTATCTGGATCGTCATCCACCGATCGAAAAGCGCGAAGACCTGGCGTCTCACGCCTGGATCGATTACGTCGACGACCTGCTGTTCAGTCAGGAATTGAAGTTCCTCAGCAGTTTCTGCCGCAACCCCAAGGTGGTGTTCCACAGCACCAGCGTCATCGCCCAACACCAGGCAGCGCGTTCCGGGCTGGGGGTCGCGGTGTTGCCGTGCTTCATGGCCGCCGGCGACCCGCAGTTGGTGCCGTTGCTGCCGGCGGAGAATATCCAGCGCAGCTACTGGATCAGTTCGCGCAGGGAGCTGCACAAGTCGGTGCGGTTACGGGTGTTGTGGGATTACGTGGTGGAGTTGTGCGCGCGCGAGCAGCCACTGTTGCTCGGCGAGTCCATCTGA
- a CDS encoding DNA topoisomerase, protein MVKVNLKDLWTQPPKPFTEGDLIKAMKNVAKLVEDPLLKQKLKDTTGIGTEATRAGIIQGLLDRGYLVKNGKALAATPAAFSLIDAVPRAIADPGTTAIWEQALDMVQSGEMSLEEFVAKQAAWMSKQVARCNGMRMTITGPASPAGPGAAPWKKKRKAAPRKTAASPKRAKKSPNAG, encoded by the coding sequence GTGGTCAAGGTCAACCTCAAGGACCTGTGGACCCAGCCGCCCAAGCCCTTTACCGAAGGCGACCTGATCAAGGCGATGAAAAACGTCGCCAAGCTGGTGGAAGACCCACTGCTCAAACAGAAACTCAAGGACACCACCGGCATCGGTACTGAAGCTACCCGCGCCGGGATTATCCAGGGGCTGCTGGACCGCGGTTACCTGGTCAAAAACGGCAAGGCACTGGCGGCTACACCGGCGGCATTCAGCCTGATCGACGCGGTGCCCCGAGCCATCGCCGACCCCGGCACCACTGCGATCTGGGAACAGGCGCTGGACATGGTGCAAAGCGGTGAGATGAGCCTGGAAGAGTTTGTCGCCAAACAAGCAGCCTGGATGAGCAAACAGGTGGCGCGCTGCAACGGCATGCGCATGACCATCACCGGTCCGGCAAGCCCGGCGGGCCCTGGTGCCGCACCGTGGAAAAAGAAACGCAAGGCCGCGCCCCGCAAGACGGCAGCGAGCCCCAAGCGGGCAAAAAAATCGCCAAATGCCGGGTGA
- a CDS encoding NAD-dependent protein deacetylase: MLDTHEHQQDHLDVLHHAMVERRFLVLTGAGISTSSGIPDYRDSEGVRRGKAPMMYQEFLATAQARRRYWARAMLGWPRVHIAQPNNAHRALATLQQRQRITGLITQNVDTLHDQAGSHGVIELHGSLHRVLCLDCHRHSPRDVIQRQMEIDNPHMAHVHAVQAPDGDTLLDTALEAHFQVPRCPHCNGERLKPDVVFFGENVAPATAARAMSAVEQAEGLLVVGSSLMAYSAFRLCKAMVERGKPVIAINLGKTRADELLQTKIETSCERLLPLLVDRLQ; the protein is encoded by the coding sequence ATGCTCGACACCCACGAACATCAGCAGGATCACCTCGATGTCCTGCACCATGCCATGGTCGAACGGCGTTTCCTGGTGTTGACCGGCGCCGGAATCAGCACGTCCTCGGGCATTCCCGACTACCGCGACAGCGAAGGCGTGCGCCGGGGCAAGGCGCCGATGATGTATCAGGAATTCCTCGCCACCGCGCAGGCGCGGCGCCGTTATTGGGCACGGGCCATGCTAGGGTGGCCCCGTGTACATATCGCCCAACCCAACAACGCACATCGGGCGCTGGCGACCTTGCAACAACGCCAGCGCATCACCGGCTTGATTACCCAAAACGTCGACACACTGCACGATCAGGCCGGTAGCCATGGGGTGATCGAATTGCACGGCAGCCTGCACCGGGTGCTGTGCCTGGATTGCCACCGGCACAGCCCGCGGGACGTGATCCAGCGGCAGATGGAAATCGACAACCCGCACATGGCGCACGTCCATGCGGTGCAGGCACCTGACGGCGACACCTTGCTCGACACCGCGCTTGAAGCACACTTCCAGGTCCCCCGCTGTCCCCACTGCAATGGCGAGCGGCTGAAACCCGACGTGGTGTTTTTTGGCGAGAACGTGGCACCGGCAACCGCGGCCAGGGCGATGTCTGCCGTGGAGCAGGCCGAAGGATTGCTGGTGGTGGGGTCGTCGCTGATGGCTTATTCGGCCTTTCGCCTGTGCAAAGCGATGGTGGAACGGGGCAAGCCGGTGATCGCCATCAACCTGGGCAAAACCCGCGCAGATGAGTTGCTGCAGACCAAGATCGAAACATCGTGCGAGCGGTTGTTACCCTTGCTGGTCGACCGGCTGCAATAG
- a CDS encoding GMC family oxidoreductase, translating to MPIAAAEYDYVVVGAGPAGCLLANRLSANPAHRVLLLEAGGRDNYPWIHIPVGYLFCIGNPRTDWCFKTEAQEGLQGRALSYPRGKVLGGCSSINGMIYMRGQAQDYDGWAAAGNAGWAWNDVLPLFKQSENHFAGSSEFHSDGGEWRVEQQRLSWPILDAFREAAAQSGIANVSDFNQGDNEGCGYFQVNQKAGVRWNAAKAFLKPIRQRPNLTVLTDVEVDRVLLENGRASQVIARQHGQAVSWKARKEIVLCAGSVGSPGILQRSGIGPSSVLKPLGIEVRHELPGVGGNLQDHLQLRLIYKLENARTLNQIAGSMWGKMGMGLRYLYDRSGPLSMAPSQLGAFARSGPEQTSANLEYHVQPLSLERFGEPLHAFPAFTASVCDLRPQSRGRIDIRSANPADAPLIRPNYLSHPQDLRVAADAIRLTRRIVAAPALSPFKPVEYLPGDALQTEEQLHEAAARIGTTIFHPVGTCRMGSDKDAVVDAQLRVHGVPGLRIADASIMPRITSGNTCSPTLMIAEKAAQLILSPNTVGASLLARNATAPQPSRFPA from the coding sequence ATGCCCATTGCAGCTGCTGAATACGATTACGTGGTAGTAGGCGCCGGCCCCGCAGGCTGCCTGCTGGCCAATCGACTCTCCGCCAACCCGGCCCACCGCGTACTGCTGCTCGAAGCCGGTGGCCGCGACAACTACCCCTGGATTCATATCCCCGTCGGTTACCTCTTCTGCATCGGCAACCCGCGCACCGACTGGTGCTTCAAGACCGAAGCCCAGGAAGGCCTGCAAGGCCGTGCGCTGAGTTATCCGCGGGGCAAGGTGCTCGGCGGTTGCTCGTCCATCAACGGCATGATCTACATGCGCGGCCAGGCCCAGGATTACGACGGCTGGGCGGCGGCAGGCAATGCGGGCTGGGCCTGGAACGACGTCCTGCCGCTGTTCAAGCAGAGCGAAAACCATTTTGCCGGCAGCTCGGAATTCCACAGCGACGGCGGCGAATGGCGGGTCGAGCAACAGCGCTTGTCGTGGCCGATTCTGGATGCGTTCCGCGAGGCAGCGGCGCAAAGCGGCATCGCCAACGTCAGCGACTTCAACCAGGGCGATAACGAAGGCTGCGGCTACTTCCAGGTCAACCAGAAGGCCGGGGTGCGCTGGAACGCGGCCAAGGCGTTTCTCAAGCCGATCCGCCAGCGGCCCAACCTCACTGTGCTGACCGACGTCGAAGTCGACCGTGTGCTGCTGGAAAACGGCCGCGCCTCCCAGGTGATCGCGCGTCAACACGGCCAGGCGGTGAGCTGGAAGGCACGCAAGGAAATCGTGTTGTGCGCCGGCTCCGTGGGCTCGCCGGGAATTCTGCAACGCTCGGGGATCGGCCCGTCCAGCGTGCTCAAGCCGCTCGGTATCGAGGTGCGGCACGAACTGCCAGGCGTCGGCGGCAACCTGCAGGACCACCTGCAACTGCGGCTGATCTACAAGCTGGAAAACGCGCGCACCCTCAACCAGATCGCGGGCAGCATGTGGGGCAAGATGGGCATGGGCCTGCGCTACCTGTATGACCGCAGCGGCCCGCTATCGATGGCCCCCAGCCAGCTCGGCGCATTTGCCCGCTCGGGCCCGGAACAGACCTCGGCCAACCTTGAGTACCATGTGCAGCCGCTGTCCCTGGAGCGTTTCGGCGAACCGTTGCACGCATTCCCGGCGTTTACCGCGTCGGTCTGCGACCTGCGCCCGCAAAGCCGGGGACGTATCGATATTCGCTCGGCCAACCCGGCGGACGCGCCGCTGATCCGCCCCAATTACCTCAGCCATCCGCAAGACTTGCGGGTCGCCGCCGATGCGATTCGCCTGACCCGCCGCATTGTCGCTGCGCCGGCCTTGAGTCCGTTCAAACCGGTGGAATACCTGCCCGGCGACGCGCTGCAAACCGAAGAGCAACTGCACGAAGCCGCCGCGCGCATCGGCACGACGATCTTCCATCCGGTCGGCACCTGCCGCATGGGCAGCGATAAGGACGCGGTGGTCGACGCCCAACTACGGGTCCACGGCGTGCCGGGGCTGCGCATCGCCGACGCGTCGATCATGCCGCGCATCACCTCTGGCAACACTTGCTCACCGACATTGATGATCGCGGAAAAGGCCGCGCAACTGATCCTTTCGCCAAACACTGTAGGAGCGAGCTTGCTCGCAAGAAACGCAACGGCGCCGCAGCCATCCAGGTTTCCCGCGTAA
- a CDS encoding CBS domain-containing protein, with amino-acid sequence MKTVAEVLKAKDLKNQEVHTIEWDHTVFEALVVMSSKNVGALPVVKHGEVVGIISERDYARKLILKGLSSVTTKVHEVMSAPVITVNAHKTIEECMNIMTDSHLRHLPVVEHGKLRGLLSIGDLVKEAIAEQADLIKQLEQYIRGE; translated from the coding sequence ATGAAAACCGTCGCAGAAGTTCTCAAAGCCAAGGACCTTAAAAACCAGGAAGTCCATACCATTGAATGGGATCACACCGTATTCGAAGCACTCGTAGTGATGTCATCGAAAAACGTCGGGGCCCTGCCGGTCGTCAAGCATGGTGAGGTGGTTGGCATCATCAGCGAGCGTGATTACGCACGCAAGCTGATACTCAAAGGCCTGTCTTCAGTCACCACCAAAGTCCATGAGGTCATGAGCGCTCCGGTCATAACGGTCAATGCCCATAAAACTATCGAAGAGTGCATGAACATCATGACCGACAGTCACCTGCGCCACTTGCCGGTGGTGGAACACGGCAAACTGCGAGGCCTGCTGTCCATCGGTGACTTGGTCAAGGAAGCCATTGCCGAACAAGCCGACCTGATCAAACAGCTGGAGCAATACATCCGCGGCGAATAG
- a CDS encoding helix-turn-helix domain-containing protein produces MNQQEELATLAALIHDLRKHKKLTLAQLAQKIERSVGFLSQVERGLSRPTVADLTAISHALDVPTTYFYSQPKPKAVDWVTRPNERRTVHYANGITDILVSPSMNGAFSMLDSLLAPGANSGEQTMSDRAEQAGFVLEGELTLWVEGEADSVTLGPGDSFHLASFAHCRYANLTDLPARVLWVYN; encoded by the coding sequence ATGAACCAACAAGAAGAACTCGCCACCCTCGCGGCCCTGATCCACGACCTGCGCAAGCACAAAAAGCTCACCCTCGCCCAACTGGCGCAAAAAATCGAACGCTCAGTGGGTTTTCTGTCCCAAGTGGAGCGCGGCCTGTCGCGCCCGACCGTGGCGGATCTGACGGCCATCAGCCATGCCCTCGACGTGCCCACCACCTACTTCTACAGCCAGCCCAAGCCCAAGGCGGTCGACTGGGTGACCCGTCCCAATGAGCGGCGCACGGTGCATTACGCCAATGGCATCACCGACATTCTCGTCTCGCCGAGCATGAACGGCGCCTTCTCGATGCTCGACAGCCTGCTGGCGCCCGGCGCCAACAGTGGCGAGCAAACCATGAGCGACCGCGCCGAACAGGCCGGTTTTGTCCTTGAAGGCGAACTGACGCTGTGGGTGGAGGGCGAGGCCGACTCGGTGACCCTCGGCCCCGGCGACAGCTTCCACCTGGCCAGTTTCGCCCACTGCCGCTACGCCAACCTGACCGACCTGCCCGCCCGCGTACTGTGGGTTTACAACTAG
- a CDS encoding MFS transporter — protein sequence MLATIRNYPRTVNLLLCATLLLTLAKAITFPYLVIYLTGHFALDIAQVGLVIGSSLIVGSLLSVYGGFLVDRVNSYRLLLGLSGLFVLGFIGTLLAQNIWAFYSCLILINLAYAVIDIAVKAGFASLLPEHARSEVFSIKYTLTNIGYAVGPFLGAMVAKLDISVPFILSALLGLGFFLLYWRWGDRTLASVDVAQKPVSFLAVGRVLLRDRRLVCFTVGGLLSAVVFGQFTAYLSQYLVTTTTAEYTYTVISAVLTTNAVLVIALQYVIGRRISHRYLSQWLIFGLSMFMLGVIGFALSTSVLAWVLAMAVFTVGEIVVFPAEYMFIDRIAPDHLRGMYYGAQNLSNLGAALGPVLCGLVLTSLPAPAMFYMLGAFIVGGGVFYFIGSSLKTSHPG from the coding sequence ATGCTTGCCACAATAAGAAACTACCCCCGCACCGTGAACCTGTTGCTGTGCGCCACGTTGCTGCTGACGTTGGCCAAGGCCATCACGTTCCCGTACCTGGTGATCTACCTTACCGGCCACTTTGCCCTGGACATTGCCCAGGTTGGCCTGGTGATCGGCAGCTCGTTGATCGTCGGTTCGCTGCTCAGCGTCTACGGTGGCTTCCTCGTCGACCGCGTCAACAGTTATCGGCTGCTACTCGGCTTGAGTGGGCTGTTTGTGCTGGGCTTTATCGGCACGCTGCTTGCGCAGAATATCTGGGCGTTCTACAGCTGCCTGATCCTGATCAACCTGGCCTACGCGGTCATCGATATAGCCGTGAAGGCCGGCTTCGCCAGCCTGTTGCCCGAGCACGCGCGCAGCGAAGTGTTTTCCATCAAGTACACCCTCACCAACATCGGTTATGCCGTGGGCCCGTTCCTGGGGGCGATGGTGGCCAAGCTGGATATCAGCGTGCCGTTCATCCTTTCGGCGCTACTGGGGCTGGGGTTTTTCCTGCTGTACTGGCGTTGGGGCGATCGCACCCTGGCCAGCGTCGACGTCGCGCAAAAGCCGGTGTCGTTCCTGGCCGTCGGCCGCGTGCTGCTGCGTGACCGGCGCCTGGTGTGCTTCACCGTCGGCGGCCTGCTCAGTGCCGTGGTGTTCGGCCAGTTCACCGCCTACCTGTCGCAGTACCTGGTGACCACCACCACCGCCGAATACACCTACACCGTCATCAGTGCCGTGCTCACCACCAACGCGGTGCTGGTGATTGCCTTGCAGTATGTGATTGGCCGACGCATCTCCCACCGTTACCTCAGCCAGTGGCTGATCTTCGGCTTGAGTATGTTCATGTTGGGGGTGATCGGGTTCGCGCTGTCCACCAGCGTGCTGGCGTGGGTGCTGGCGATGGCGGTGTTCACCGTGGGCGAGATTGTCGTGTTTCCGGCCGAGTACATGTTTATCGACCGGATTGCCCCGGACCACCTGCGCGGCATGTATTACGGGGCGCAGAACCTGTCCAATCTGGGCGCCGCCCTGGGGCCGGTGTTGTGCGGGCTGGTGCTGACCAGCCTGCCGGCCCCTGCCATGTTCTACATGCTGGGGGCGTTTATCGTGGGGGGCGGGGTGTTCTATTTCATTGGTTCGTCGTTGAAGACAAGTCATCCAGGGTGA
- a CDS encoding glutamine synthetase family protein, translating to MKSQPSTLLAEVRTFRQNHPDVRYVDLIALDIPGHFYGKRYPIEMLEKVAAGSPLKLPQNAVLLGVQGGLFKIGDYCFHDGDPDANRRLVPGTLKPVNWESQPLGQMMITSDGTDAPIEFEPREVLAKVLERLHHKGIHPVVAFELEFYLFDKQLDNGLPQFARDPLSGDADDQPNLHIERLSRFSDVLDDMAQTAKDQGIDITVITAELGPGQFEINFGHLDDGLRAADWAALFCRSTRGVALKHGYRASFMAKPYLQFPGSGMHVHVSLYDGAGNNLLAAHQQQPLRHAVAGCLELLPHCMPIFSPNHNAFRRLGGTVNAATRASWGFEDRDACVRIPESDPRNLRIEHRLASADANPYLVLAAILAGLEHGLEAKRDPIAPLNDDRTSGADFPLDMLDAVRAMQHHAVVRDKLGAEFVDVYCENKRQDHLAFQQEINAREYRWFL from the coding sequence GTGAAAAGCCAACCGTCCACGTTGCTGGCCGAAGTACGGACCTTTCGCCAGAACCATCCCGACGTGCGTTACGTCGACCTGATCGCCCTGGACATTCCGGGGCATTTCTACGGCAAGCGCTACCCGATCGAGATGCTGGAAAAAGTCGCCGCCGGCAGCCCCTTGAAATTGCCCCAGAACGCCGTGCTGCTGGGGGTTCAAGGCGGTCTGTTCAAGATCGGCGATTACTGCTTCCACGACGGCGACCCGGATGCCAACCGCCGCCTGGTGCCGGGCACGCTCAAGCCGGTGAACTGGGAGTCCCAGCCGTTGGGCCAGATGATGATCACCTCGGACGGCACCGACGCGCCGATCGAATTCGAGCCCCGGGAAGTGCTGGCCAAGGTACTCGAACGCCTGCACCACAAGGGCATCCACCCAGTGGTAGCGTTCGAGCTGGAGTTCTACCTGTTCGACAAGCAACTCGACAACGGCCTGCCGCAGTTTGCCCGCGACCCGTTGAGCGGTGACGCCGACGACCAACCCAACCTGCATATCGAACGGTTGTCGCGTTTCAGTGACGTTCTGGACGATATGGCGCAGACCGCCAAGGACCAGGGCATCGACATCACGGTGATCACCGCCGAACTCGGCCCCGGCCAGTTCGAAATCAATTTCGGTCATCTCGACGACGGCCTGCGCGCCGCCGACTGGGCCGCCCTGTTCTGTCGCAGCACCCGCGGCGTGGCACTCAAGCACGGCTACCGCGCCAGCTTCATGGCCAAGCCCTACCTGCAATTTCCCGGCAGCGGCATGCATGTGCATGTGAGCCTGTATGACGGCGCGGGCAATAACCTGCTGGCGGCCCATCAACAACAACCGCTGCGCCACGCGGTGGCCGGCTGCCTGGAGTTGCTGCCGCACTGCATGCCGATCTTCTCGCCCAACCACAACGCCTTCCGCCGTCTGGGCGGCACGGTCAACGCCGCCACCCGCGCCAGCTGGGGCTTCGAGGACCGCGACGCCTGCGTGCGCATCCCCGAGTCCGACCCGCGCAACCTGCGTATCGAGCATCGCCTGGCCAGCGCCGACGCCAACCCCTACCTGGTGCTGGCCGCGATTCTGGCGGGGCTGGAGCATGGCCTTGAAGCCAAGCGCGACCCCATCGCCCCGCTCAACGACGACCGTACCAGCGGCGCTGACTTCCCCCTGGATATGCTCGATGCGGTGCGCGCCATGCAACATCACGCGGTAGTGCGCGATAAGCTGGGCGCGGAATTTGTCGACGTATACTGCGAAAACAAGCGCCAGGATCACTTGGCGTTTCAACAAGAAATCAACGCGCGGGAATACCGCTGGTTTCTTTAA
- a CDS encoding DNA alkylation repair protein has protein sequence MTDQSAPALKEIFNVERLQHIATEMTAVYPAFDAKGFLKHAKAGLSELSVMQRMARVSESLHAVIPLDYPQTLTLLYALAPRLNSGFVSLFLPHYVASYGRDDFSRSMDALKYFTTFGSAEFAIRHFLLHDFQRTLAVMQAWSLDANEHVRRLASEGSRPRLPWSFRLTDVQANPELCASILDNLKADSSPYVRKSVANHLNDITKDHPDWVLGLIESWNLDNPHTAWIARHALRSLIKQGNTRALTIMGAGAKAEVNLHHLSVTPAVIRLGERINLSFSLESTSATAQKLVVDYAIDYVKSAGHSAAKVFKLKAFTLGPGEHQRISREQHIRELTTRKHYPGKHSVHVLVNGERLGSAEFVLRD, from the coding sequence ATGACCGACCAAAGCGCCCCGGCCCTCAAAGAAATCTTCAACGTCGAACGCTTGCAACACATCGCCACCGAGATGACGGCGGTGTACCCGGCGTTCGACGCCAAGGGTTTTCTCAAGCACGCCAAGGCCGGTTTGAGCGAGTTGTCGGTGATGCAGCGCATGGCGCGGGTCAGTGAGAGCCTGCATGCGGTGATCCCGCTGGATTATCCGCAAACGCTCACGCTGCTTTACGCCCTCGCCCCGCGCCTCAACAGCGGGTTTGTCAGCCTGTTCCTGCCGCACTATGTGGCCAGTTACGGGCGCGACGACTTCTCGCGTTCCATGGACGCGCTCAAATACTTCACCACCTTTGGCTCGGCCGAGTTCGCCATCCGCCACTTCCTGCTGCACGACTTCCAACGCACCCTGGCAGTCATGCAGGCGTGGTCGCTGGATGCCAACGAACACGTGCGCCGCCTCGCCAGCGAAGGCTCGCGACCGCGATTGCCGTGGTCGTTTCGCCTGACCGACGTGCAGGCCAATCCTGAGTTGTGCGCGTCGATCCTCGACAACCTCAAGGCCGACAGCAGCCCGTATGTGCGCAAGTCCGTGGCCAACCACCTCAACGACATCACCAAGGATCACCCGGACTGGGTGCTCGGCCTCATCGAAAGTTGGAACCTGGACAACCCCCACACCGCCTGGATCGCCCGCCATGCCCTGCGCAGCCTGATCAAGCAGGGCAACACCCGTGCACTGACGATCATGGGTGCCGGCGCCAAGGCCGAGGTGAACCTGCACCACCTGAGCGTCACGCCGGCGGTGATCAGGCTGGGCGAGCGCATCAACCTGTCGTTCAGCCTGGAATCCACCTCAGCCACCGCGCAAAAACTGGTGGTGGACTATGCCATCGACTACGTCAAAAGCGCCGGCCACAGCGCGGCCAAAGTGTTCAAGCTCAAGGCCTTTACCCTTGGCCCTGGCGAGCACCAGCGCATCAGCCGCGAACAACATATCCGTGAACTGACCACGCGCAAGCACTACCCCGGCAAACACTCGGTGCATGTGCTGGTGAATGGGGAACGGCTGGGCAGCGCTGAATTCGTCTTGCGCGATTGA